The sequence below is a genomic window from Bactrocera neohumeralis isolate Rockhampton chromosome 4, APGP_CSIRO_Bneo_wtdbg2-racon-allhic-juicebox.fasta_v2, whole genome shotgun sequence.
atacGGATTTTTATCCATTTCAGTAAAATATTCACGACTTCGAGCAACAAACGAGAACGACACGAACAACACAGCGACAGAGTGATGCCAGATATTATGAAAATAGAGAAAAAGAGAATTGGAAACAAATGAATAATTCGCAATagtctaaaaattataaaattatccaaacctaataattatattaatttgtttataaatttaaagttcaagtcaaatttaaattgtctaataaaaaaatatttaaaaccgtTGATTCATTAATTCTTGATTCCTTTGAGTTTttctatgtatttataaatgtgtggAGGAAATTCCCAAAACCCTGGATGCGGGGAAGGCCGTTAACAGGATCGAAACAAGTGCTTtatttaattatgattttaaGCCTGAAAACATCTAAAAATtcctttaattttcaaatacttagtttcttcattattaacaatttccaattttattctcaacaattgttaaatattaatcttacaaaCAATTACTTTGCTATTTATCcttaaattaaacttatttcattAGTCAATACGTCATTCTCATTTTAAAAAGGATTCAACTCAAATATAAGCCCAAATaggaaaaaaataacgaaatagTCTACCATTTGCCTGTTGTGTAAGTacggaaataaataatttacattcaCTTCGTGATAGTTTAAAAACTTGAAGGAATATTCAGAGGTATTGTCGTATGGGATAAAAAATCTATAGAGCTAATTTTATCCCTGTTGCATGTTCGGGCGATCGGCAGTAGCAGAAAAATTGCTTTCATCGCCTCCGGCAGTGTTAGTTTCAATTTCCTGAGGTTCTTGCACAGGTCGGCGCTCTTGCTGACGCACTAGATCGTAATAGAGACCACGTTTAGCCATTAACTCTTCATGCTTGCCGGACTGTgtaatatcaaagaaaaatatttgggtaaaaataaaataaatctttatttcACACACATACCTCCACTATACGACCATGTTCCATCACAACAATCAAGTCAGCATTCCTTATGGTCGATAGCCGGTGCGCTATTACTAAGGTCGTTCGATTAAGCACCGCTGTATCTAAAGCTTTCTGTACTTCGGCTTCACTTGTAGCGTCCAGTGCACTGGTGGCTTCATCTAATATAAGAATTTTGGGATTTTTAAGCAACGCACGCCCTATGGCAATTCGTTGTCGTTGGCCACCACTTAATTGTGTGCCGCGCTCGCCAACATTCGTATCGTATCCATCAGGCAGCGCGCTAACAAAGTCATGTGATTGCGATAGTTTTGCAGCAGCGTAAATCTCTTCATTTTTAGCGGCTGGCCGACCATATCTTATATTCTCCAATATGGTTGTGGCAAATAGTATTGGTTGTTGTTCGATGAAACCGAGTACATTGCCGCGCAGCCAATATGGCCCAATGTCAGACAGTTTGTAACCATCCAGTTTAATATTACCAGATGTTGGCTCATAGAAGCGTTCCACGAGCGCGGCAACAGTTGATTTGCCAGATCCTGAAGCGCCGACAAGTGCCACTGTTTGACCGGGTCGCAATATTAAGTTGAAGTCTTTCAAAACCACCTATTGGGAAGtaatatttgataaattatatacatatacgcagCATGCTTTGTTATTATTACTTACATGATCTGGTCTCGAAGGATATGCAAATGAAACGTTTTCAAATCGAATTTCACCGTTAAGGTGCTTTGGTGGAATCTCATAGCCTCTCAGCAGTTCCACTTTAGGCTGTAGTTGTAGATACTAGAAAAATCCAGCAAACAGTAAATTTAACCATTAATCTTTCAAGGCAACCAAAATTAATTACTTCAAACACCCGCGAACCAGCAGTCATGCCACGTATCATAGTGCCCAACAATATCGACCCTTGAGCCAACGAACGTTGCACACCTTGAGATGCAACCAGGAACGCCATTAAAGCGCCTGGTGAAAGGCTTTCGGTGGACATCAGATGGCCACCCATGAAAAGTGTTGTCAGGACCAAACCATTAAGGAAGAAGTTTGTCAGACCTTGGAATATAGCAATGCCATAACCGAGCTCTTGCGCCAATCTCGCTGCTTCATTAGTTTCGCGTTTGAATAGCTCCATTTCACTATACTCACAAGCGCTTGAACGCACGGTACGTATATTAGACAAAGCTTCTTCACAAACAGCCGTAGCACGTTCGGACTAAGAAAAAACatgttcaatttaaaaaaaaatcatcttgTCATATCGTTAACGAATTTTACCTGAGCTTGTGCGTCCTTGCTCAAATTGCGTAATTTCCGCCCCAGATATGACATGAAGGCCACAACTACAGGTACAGCCGCCAACGCGATTGCTGCCATATGGGGTGATATAAGAAACAGTGACACTCCGCCGCCCACCAATTGTGCCATACTGCGCAGACCTTGCGAGAAGAATTGCTTAAAGCAGGCTTTGAAATCTTGGACATCTGCGGTTAGACGATTCACTAGTTCTCCGGTGCGATTTGCATCGAAAAAGCTAATGTCTTGCAAAATGATCTGTTTGAACAGATCTTGTCGCAGCTTGGCAGCTATGCGTTCACCAACCCGGCTAAGCAGATATATATACACGAATGTAAAGCCCGATTGCAAGAAATACAGGCTGAGCAAGTTACTCGCTGGGCGTCTGACGTCGCTGAAGAATGAATTGTGTAGCGGGTCCTTCACGTAGGTATTGGCGTAGCGCGCTAGGGTGTTGACCAAATCCCCAAGAAGATTTGGAATCCTTATATTGATGAATGCTACAATCAAAGCAGCCTTTGGAAACAAAAgagttatgtatatttatcacAACACAATTGCagtatttatgtttaatattatttagaaaattgGTAACCATATATGGAAAACACTTATTTATAATCAGTTTATAGATAATCAACAGATGATAACGCATAGTCcatggtattttttttaaatcaccgTCTTATCAAATCCGTTGATAAAAAACTTCGACGACAGTGAGTTATGATATCACTAAaaactatataatatttatagcaATATTTACAACATGTCCTTACAGCAATAGCGCCGAGCAGCTCCCACAAGTGTGGCTCCAAGTAGGACCAAAACCGGCGCCAATCAAATTTGCTATCTTCCTGTTGCAGTGTTTTTTGTATTACACCTGCTAATCTATTGCTTTCACATTGCGCTTGCCGCGCAAAAGCTAGATACGTGCGTGTGCCCAACCCCAGTGTGACGCCACAGCCGCTTAGTAATATGAGGCGTGTGTTTGATATACGCTTCCCTCCCGTCTCCGCCGCTCTACTCGCCTGCTGCTCCACTACGCGTAGGagcttgtttgcattttttaaatgacCGCTAAAATCTCGTATGCCATTGAGCTGTGTTTGAGGCACTTGTTGGAATTTGGGCAATTGCTGTGTTAAATGGCGACTACAAAGTAATGACAATACAAAAAGGAAAACGGATAAATTTCACTCAAAATATCATTTAGCAAGTTGTAATGAAACATGACATAATCACACTTGTGAAGCGCCGCTTTGCACTTTGAATTTGTTTAGTCATACTTGCAATTAGTTGCTAACAATCGGATCATATTCGCTACGCCTTTTAACTGCaaattatatgtttgtatgaaaaagcCTCTGTTTGCAATAGGAAATGAACCGcaaagaacttaattttttgtttttaaattaattataaaaccGTCTGCATCCACCAACCAGGAAACCTGGTTAAATTATTCGCCCACCCAACGTGCAACAAAATCCACCCCACagaaaaaaactgaagaaatataaaaaaccaaaaggaaaataaacccatagcaaaaacaacaaccaattCTGATCAGCTGCTCGATATAGCCTTGCCacatttataatgtttttaatatgcAAGGTTGCAATGAACACGAACTTCTAACATATTTACCACAGATGGCGCTGGTTAAAATGAAGAGGAAGAATcagttaaaatgcaaaatcagtAAAGTTAAATCAACATTCAAAGAAATTGGCAGCATGTTTTGTCCGACTTCTGGCGAAGTTATGGCTAGCGGTTCTATTGTCATAAGAACAACTCACGGTTGTAAACAGAAGTTTATTGGAATCGTAGCTTTTCTACGAAAGATTAACTAAAAGAAAGCACATGTTTACTCGAATGATCATTTGACTTAGaatcatttattataataagtGTGTTTCTCTATAACATACTTCCTTACTTAGATAGTTCACTTAAAATTGATGCAAGGAAAGTGTAACACTGAAATCAAGCGTCGAAATTCGTGGACACTCGATTTATAGACAcagagccaaaaaaaaaaattaaattaaaaattaagaagacgAACCTCCCTAGAAATAAAAGAAGTGGTTCCAGTTTATTATTAGTTATGAAAAAATTCACTAAACCTTTTTGATGACGTCCATTATCCACGaaagaatataattttctttgctTCTTTTACTTTTGGACCTCTCACTCACCTCTTAAAACTAATTGCCAgagattaaaaataataaccGCTTTTTCGGTCTATTAGTTCAGACCGTCTCTTAAGGAGAATATTTCACTTAGATCAACACTTTTCAATTGTTATAATTTATACCATGAActgggtatattaaatttgccatgaTACTTGCAATGCCCGGAAGGTAAAATCGGAGAtcttataaaatacatatttgagGATTGTCCTTTATATTTCGGGATAAAAGCGCGAACACAAGCATAAATCATCAAAAATCGCTTTATGGTTTTTCAAAATGTTCTCCATTATGATCTATACACTTTGCATGCCATggaaccaattgtcgaagcactttgACCACTCTGATTAAGGTATCTCCAAAAAATGTGTTCTGAACGGATCAATCGCCTCTTCTGATGTCGCGGAACGTTGAcgttttcgtttattttattcGTTGCGAATAAAAATAAGTCCTTCGCTGCCAAGCCAGGACTGCACGGTGGATGATTcctcaaatcgatgttttggatgctcaaaaatgcagttgtttcagtaaATGTGGGAAAATTAGCAgttgttttttcagtttttttgaaAGGCAACTGACAATTAAATGGTTGTCTACCACTCCGAAATGACTTTTCTGTGTTGTCctagtggtatggttgcgacttgtccagtttttccaaaaaaaaaaccggcAACGACTTGCTTGGAAGTGTTTCGTCCgccaacaacttttgttggactCACCTGTCACGAGGTCGTAGACGAGTTTCGAAGCAccgatattatattttttaacacttctCTGGGACCATCCATATGATTCATATGGAGCTTcattgtcaaaaatttaattaagtttatctAGCACTCTTGACGAGTTAACttacgtcgaaagttgtaaataataatCACGCGAAAATGTTCTCGATATAATTCCATTtattggccgagatgaattttttaagttactgtaaacaactcAAAAAGCGCTCGTACTTATGTCCCAACATTTTGAGTATGCATaccatcaaaaatatcaaatttaacGTTAAAGTTggcagattgcaacactagtgttgccaaatcctcaaatataaaagttaactCACGTATAAACGATCTGCGATCTTTAAATCCACTGCTGGGTGATATTTTAGCATGTGTGACTCCTGCTTGAAGATCGTATACTCTCCATCGAAATGAGTATTGCTTAACTGTTTTACCCCGCTCAATACAAACTCAAGTTTACCTCACGCAGCAATGCTTTTTGCGAAGTTCAGTAGAGACCTGATATCTAATTCTGGTAATTTCTCCAGTCGCTTGAACTGTGAAGCTTCCAGATAAATAATCCAGTTTCTCTGCACTTTCTACATGTGTCATCGTTTATAATGCGCATATGGCTCGCAAGTGATGTCAGTAAGTTGTGACCCGTGACCAGGCCAACAACCGCGCTGCAGTCTTTTCGAGACCGTGTGCTTTCTAGCTTCTGAGTTTTATTTCGGCTCATGTGTGATCGTGGCGAACCTGCATGCCCCTAAGGTATTTCATTTCACTATGACCCGCCTGTTAGCCCTTTGCGAAAGTTCATTGTGTATCGTTTTTAACGACTTGCATATTTCATGAGTTGGTTCGGTAGTCAAGCGAATGACACACTTGGCAATTTCATCCGCTGTTCCGTTTCCCGAGCCCCCTTGTGGACTGGAAATTCCAGGCTGGAACACAGTATATATGCAGCTGCTTTCCGGCAGCCACTGTATCTACTGTCCCCCTGTTTTTAAAGTCATTCTCTCGAAGATGCGACTTGAGATTGTTGCTTCAATTATCgacgtatatgtatatcgataatCTTTACGTCATTTCCTACATTGTTAGCTATCTCAGCAGCTCACCTGGCCACaaagacttctgcctgaaaGATACTGCAGAATTTTGGCAGCTTGAGGGGGCGCCTGTGATCTAGCTCTGCGAATTAATCCAACGGCTGCGCTTGAAAGGTTACTCAATCTGCCACCAACTGACATTGCAGTGGAAAGCTCGGCAACGAAATCAGCTGCAAGTTTGGCGGCGCTAGGAGAATTTTCCACAAGAACTTTCAGATATAACTCTATAAGCTGGTGGTTCGGTGAATTTTATCTGGGAGCGAAGGATTCAAGTCACTCTAAAGGAGGGTTGATGGCGCAGGTACACGCAAACTACCAGCGGAACTGTTAACATATTCAAGGACGGTCATCAATTCCGCCTTATAAACTGTTTCTGTCTCGGACCACTGGTTTTTCTGTTAAAGAGTTTCTCTCAAGACAAGCTTGCGAAAATTGACTATCCGAGTGGTTTGGCAATAGAGACGTGGGCTTCTTTGAGAGTGGCAATATGAAGCTATCTTCGGAATTGCAatagattatcgaacgaaacggtgCATATTGTTAAGTAAAAGCTTcaattattgcaaaaataatggattttttttgCTGACTTTTAAATCTATAAACACTTACTAAAGGGAACTTATTTGTGGCTTTGCCCGCTCAGTGTGATTatctgttttttatttcaatcattCTAACACCGGAAACCATAAAAATACTGTTATCTGTAAGTAAACatgtgcacatgtgtgtgtgctctCTTTTATGGACAAAATATTCCCGTTGAGCGATAAATCTATTAAGTGCGAAATGCATTTCCCTCACAATAataaaatgccgaaaatgtCACAAACACTTAACGAAATTCGCAAAGTAAAATTGGAAAGGCGCACTttcaaacgcacacacatacacgtgtGCATTCTCAGTAAATGTCGGCGTGTATTGGGGGCGCGCATAACTGACATACTTTATGCCTTTATTTAAAGCACAATAAATGCACAAAGTCATAATGGCACGatcgagtgtgtgtgtgtgtgggttcctacacatatgcatatgtatgtggattTACATGCACAAATGTGTGCAAAGAGAgcttgtgtttgtgtttgtgcatgCGTTGAGTGGCGAAATTTATGGTCGAAGCCCATTTTTACAACACTGCCGCatacaataaacaaaataattttaacccAATTAAGCAGTGTGCACATAAACAGGCGCTTTACGAGcgcaaaagcaaacaaacacacaccaaCGCACGCACACCAACACACAAGTAGTGGCATTAAAAaggcatatacacatttggatgCAAACAAAGGAACAAAGGCAGTTCCGGAATATTGTTTTTAGGGGCGCAATTTAAGTTTGGTAAGGCTGTGGAGCCTTAGTATGctattgtagaacccccagaggtgatctagtgactgatgcccagagcatcatgcagggaacacttttccagcctgctaaGTAGCAGTGAAAGTCTAAAATCAGCAGTTGggtgacgatggagcagacgttccattgtttgaccatgaagaagttcggatagcaattatccgtctgaagaacaacaaagcgctgAAGAATTGGtaaggagcatacatcagcttctttgtcgAAAATGGTTGGACGGAAGTATGCCCGAATTGAAATGTGttctgctcaatccacaaaaaagagaCCCCATAATCGGCGCCAACTAACGTCAGATAAAACTCCTCaacaacacacataaagttttatcgagcgtactgtgtgaaagatgaaAGCCCACCCTCAACAAACCGATTGGAtcttattagtgtggctttatGCCGTTATTTCTGAATTTGCTATCTCCGCAAaagtaatacggctgtgtaaactgacgctaagtaataccaaaagctccatcagaatCGTGAAGgactctccgagccgttcgataccaaacgaggtttcagacaaggcgactctctatcgtgcgacttcttcaatctactactggagaaaataattcgagcttcagAGCTGGCGTGTGccgatgacattgatatcattggcctcaacaacctcgccgttagttctgctttattTAGAATGgctaaggaagcaaagcaaatgggcatagaagtgaacgagggcaagacgaagatatttcgatattttcatctcatcaaacaaacagtcgtcgcactagcgACTTCGTTTCCACGACAATGTCAATGCAtcaaggcatggacgatgacaacatttgatgagaaaggttctgcggaagacttatgtcgatggaacgatgagatctACGAGATATTCAAAGACATTGACGTAGTTTAGTGAATTAAGAGACTGTGTCTACACAGCATacgtcatgtcgtccgaatggatgaaaacactccagctctgaacctttcgaagaggaaggcctccactccgttggaaagatcaggtggagaaggaactgGCTGTACTTGGTATCTTGAATTGGCTCCAACGTGTCTAAAAGTCGACGATAATGCGTCAATGCATGCCCTGAGTCTTTTGAACATAGGTATACACTTTTTCCTAAAAATCATTTTCTAATGCTAATATAAAGAATATAGGTAGAAAGAGCGATCTTTCTAAAAATCATTATCTCAGATCTAACAACACTTCAGTGATGAAAACAAACCGAACATTATAGCATGCCCAGTCTAAGTTTACAAATTGTTAGGTTAGGCTAACTGGCTGACTGTCACGTCGTACATATTCCCACATATCCTTTATATGTATGCACTGAACCTTCAGTTTAATATGAGTTTAACAGATACTTGATATCTAATCCTGATACTTCACCCAGTCCCTTGAACTTCGAAGCTCTTTGACATCTATACAATTCACCCAGCGCTTCCAATCTTGCAGCTGAGCTGCCAAGTTTTCATGGTTTCAATTGGTGGCAGGTTGAGTAACATTTCAAGTTCAGCGGTTGGAGTGGTTGGTTGTTTGGAGTGTCAATATGCAGAGAGCGCCAAGTCGCATTATTCGCTCCAACGATTTCCTGCATAAGATTTAGCTGCAGCGGTCCACCGCACCAAAGCACCGTAAAGTTAAATTGAATTGAGTACCGCTGTGTAAAACCAATGCATGTGGACAGGTGATTGACCTCATGTTGATCCCAACATTTTCATACATGTGTCGAGAGCACCACCTGCTTTTACACATTCTCTTCCATATTTTCACCCTGCATTTGTTGTCCAATATTAGTTCCAGGTACTTGGTATGATTCTATGTTGATAACTCCACTCCGTTGAGCTTCGGAGGTTTCCATGACGGTATCTTGTATCTTCTTGTAATTGTACCATATCCGTCTTACCGGCATTTACTTCAAGATTAGCCGATATCGTTCATTGGTGTATGACCCTTAGATCTTTATTTATCACGCTATTTGTCCGTCACTAGTATAACTATGTCGTCTATTTATATTAGCTTGGGTGTCTTTTCCTTCAAAATTTCCCATAAGTTTATTTGCTACAAGTGACCCAGCAGAGGTGACAATATATCCACTTAGGAGTTCCCGTTCGCGTTAATCTTATCAAACTGACTTCATTGTTGCACTTAGAGATTATATTCAGATACAAATGATGAGTTTCTTCTTGGTAACTTCGAGAGCTTCTGTAAAGATTCAGTAGATGCAAAATACATAGACACAACGAAGAGTTCAAAGTGCTGTATGACTTTTCGAACTTGTACAAGTATAGTGATTTTAGCGACTCTCCAAcgacttttcgataccatttttgttgtatgatttgttctttgcttcaaaataagccCCAGCTTCCGCGATCACCTCTTCCTTCAACGAacatttcttcccagcgagcattcttttgagatctgagaacacgAAATAGTCactgggggccagatctggagaacacgtccttcctttttcaagatattcaataaaaattattcgtgGTCAGTCTACTCGGACAACTCTCGGtttcattgtcacatatcgacacaaaaactcgggtttattacgcttgagcATCTCCtgcactgctccgaatcatcaaatcatcattgtttttggtcaaaagtgagctcacgCGGCATCCATTTTGGACAGAGCTTTCTGATttccaaatattcgtgaatgatatgatgtacacgtttAGTTTATGTCTTTAGAGTACATACTGGACAAAGGGAAAAAACTGAAAGTTGGaatttttgcaaacattttgacaaaaaaattgaaaaatttcgcgatatattttttaaatagttgtaatcgaaaaaaatccttcgtccaagtctttaagaattgtatctcaaagacctgtgtgaaatttcatgaagatcggttgagtagttctcgagatatCTTGCTAATCGACTTCAAAAACTCAGTTTGAAaagaaacgcgtttaaagacggcgcacttagcctagctagccacgagcgcacaagttctcaaggctgtaccTCCGAACCTATTGCTATTTACTGAAACCCCCTTAGAGCAATGCGTGGAGCGCGGTTAAGTACTTCGGTTTAAATTGcttaaatgcatatttatagCGAATTTGTGACTTAAACCCCCTAAGTGATCCCCctgaaaatttacatatgctTTGTAATTGATAGACGCTTGTGTGCATTAATATTAATAGCAACGTTTCAGTTTATTGGCATGCGCCAAACACCGCAAATGAGCGCTTCAACACTCactattgcatacttttgggcgctGCATATTTAACTGTAATTTTCGCGATGAGTTTGTAATTGGTAATCGAGCACGTATGCGGCTGTGTGAGTGAGCGCGCTAACGTAATGTATTTATAAAcgatattgttgttattgttgttggcacaTATTTCtggttaaataaaattatttaggcTATCAGCGCTCCAAATGCAATTCAGTCTACAACATGCCACACATGCCACGCGATTTTCTACGCGGCTGACCACATGCTATGGGA
It includes:
- the LOC126755497 gene encoding mitochondrial potassium channel ATP-binding subunit, whose amino-acid sequence is MIRLLATNCNRHLTQQLPKFQQVPQTQLNGIRDFSGHLKNANKLLRVVEQQASRAAETGGKRISNTRLILLSGCGVTLGLGTRTYLAFARQAQCESNRLAGVIQKTLQQEDSKFDWRRFWSYLEPHLWELLGAIAAALIVAFINIRIPNLLGDLVNTLARYANTYVKDPLHNSFFSDVRRPASNLLSLYFLQSGFTFVYIYLLSRVGERIAAKLRQDLFKQIILQDISFFDANRTGELVNRLTADVQDFKACFKQFFSQGLRSMAQLVGGGVSLFLISPHMAAIALAAVPVVVAFMSYLGRKLRNLSKDAQAQSERATAVCEEALSNIRTVRSSACEYSEMELFKRETNEAARLAQELGYGIAIFQGLTNFFLNGLVLTTLFMGGHLMSTESLSPGALMAFLVASQGVQRSLAQGSILLGTMIRGMTAGSRVFEYLQLQPKVELLRGYEIPPKHLNGEIRFENVSFAYPSRPDHVVLKDFNLILRPGQTVALVGASGSGKSTVAALVERFYEPTSGNIKLDGYKLSDIGPYWLRGNVLGFIEQQPILFATTILENIRYGRPAAKNEEIYAAAKLSQSHDFVSALPDGYDTNVGERGTQLSGGQRQRIAIGRALLKNPKILILDEATSALDATSEAEVQKALDTAVLNRTTLVIAHRLSTIRNADLIVVMEHGRIVESGKHEELMAKRGLYYDLVRQQERRPVQEPQEIETNTAGGDESNFSATADRPNMQQG